One stretch of Flavobacterium sp. 9 DNA includes these proteins:
- a CDS encoding SusC/RagA family TonB-linked outer membrane protein produces the protein MKTKLISLVFIGGVIFSANAKEVAITKHLFEQKSSQIEVTGQIIGQDDGMPIAGATIYAESNSKIATISDENGRFKLNVPENESHVVISYMGYQTTNFPLIQTTNLTIRLKPAENVLDQVLVTALGVKKTSKAISYAVTELKGTEFTKAKETNIANALVGKIAGVNVSSTATGPNGSTRVVIRGNGSLNGNNQPMYVVNDLPIDNTQLNLPGIGNGPGSTRINVDRGDGTSVINPDDIKTITVLKGGTAAALYGANAANGVILIQTKRGAAQKGIGVEYNTSFTFEAPSIIPDWQYEYGSGANGKKPTTQAEAVAAGRWSWGAKMDGTNVIQFDGVARPYVAQKNNIKNFYETGTTFINSIALSGGTEKATGRLSFSNTDNQGVVPNSDFNRKSLNIASNVNMTDWLKFDVVAQYNVEKSNNRVTVSDAEANPNWGTYMIANTVDIRNLAPGYDANGVEEAWNPVAVATNPYFVVNKIKNSDTKNRFLGMINVKLNFTPDLFLQGRIGQDFTNYDFFGYIPKTTLNNPIGYAQGSRVKLSNLNSEAILNYTKKNIYKDFSLNALLGVNTRTTLRDETRVEGSGFVLDDFYALTNLSTLTYSYPYGKTKTNSVYGAVDLDYKNVVFLNFTGRQDWFSTLSKDNNTVFYPSVGTSIIVSDILKMPEFVSFAKLRTSWAQVGGATPDPYALNQSYSMVQGGHNGQQLQTPTGSRVPNATLSPLTSTTFEIGTDLGFFNNRLNLDFAYYNRATTNDIVETTISNASGASTALLNLGKMRNKGVEFLLSGKIINSENFSWDASFNGSYNKNTVEALTDQLNSITMATSVNGYVTITSDVGRPYSIIKGYKPLKDASGNTVYNVSGGSATIARGPLEELGQGVHPWAAGISNDFKYKNISFSFLIDGKFGGSLYSGTDLYGTRMGLTKLTLDGRESGLPIKGVDTNGNPVDMVIAPENLRTYYDGLRNISSTFVYDASFIKLRQVIIGYQLPLEKLKGLSKLQGASISFVARNLFILYKKTPNVDPESVFSAGNAQGVEQFGVPKTRSFGLSLNVKF, from the coding sequence ATGAAAACAAAGCTAATTTCATTAGTGTTTATTGGGGGAGTGATTTTCTCAGCAAACGCAAAAGAGGTTGCAATTACCAAGCACCTTTTTGAACAAAAAAGCAGTCAGATTGAAGTTACTGGTCAGATTATAGGTCAGGACGATGGAATGCCAATTGCCGGAGCTACTATTTATGCAGAAAGTAATAGTAAAATAGCAACAATTTCTGATGAGAACGGAAGATTCAAATTAAATGTTCCTGAAAACGAAAGTCATGTTGTGATATCCTACATGGGTTATCAAACTACAAATTTCCCCTTAATCCAAACTACAAATTTAACTATAAGACTAAAACCAGCTGAAAATGTTCTGGATCAGGTTTTAGTAACTGCATTGGGAGTTAAAAAAACCAGCAAAGCAATCTCGTACGCTGTAACAGAACTTAAAGGAACTGAATTTACAAAGGCAAAAGAAACGAATATTGCTAATGCTTTGGTTGGAAAAATTGCAGGTGTAAACGTGAGCAGTACTGCAACAGGACCAAACGGATCAACGAGAGTTGTAATTCGTGGTAATGGTTCCTTAAATGGAAACAACCAACCGATGTATGTTGTAAATGATTTACCAATTGACAATACTCAGCTTAACCTACCGGGTATTGGAAATGGCCCTGGATCTACAAGAATCAACGTCGATCGAGGCGACGGAACTTCTGTGATAAATCCTGATGATATTAAAACAATTACAGTATTAAAAGGAGGTACAGCGGCGGCTCTTTATGGCGCAAATGCTGCAAATGGTGTTATTTTAATTCAAACTAAAAGAGGTGCGGCTCAAAAAGGAATTGGAGTAGAATACAATACTTCATTTACTTTTGAAGCGCCATCGATCATACCAGATTGGCAGTATGAATACGGTTCTGGAGCAAACGGAAAAAAACCAACGACTCAAGCCGAAGCAGTTGCCGCAGGACGCTGGTCTTGGGGAGCAAAAATGGATGGAACAAATGTTATTCAGTTTGACGGTGTTGCAAGACCTTACGTAGCACAAAAAAATAACATCAAGAATTTTTACGAAACAGGAACAACATTCATAAACTCTATCGCTTTGTCTGGAGGAACTGAAAAGGCTACAGGACGTCTTTCGTTCTCTAATACAGACAATCAAGGAGTTGTACCAAATTCTGATTTTAATCGCAAAAGCCTTAACATCGCCAGTAATGTTAACATGACAGATTGGTTAAAATTTGATGTTGTAGCACAATATAATGTAGAGAAATCAAACAATAGAGTTACAGTTTCTGATGCTGAAGCTAACCCAAACTGGGGAACTTACATGATTGCCAATACCGTTGATATCCGAAATCTTGCCCCAGGTTATGATGCAAATGGTGTTGAAGAAGCATGGAATCCAGTTGCAGTGGCAACAAATCCTTATTTTGTTGTAAATAAAATTAAAAATAGCGATACCAAAAACCGTTTTCTTGGAATGATAAACGTAAAATTGAACTTTACGCCTGACTTATTCCTTCAAGGTAGAATTGGACAAGATTTTACGAATTATGATTTCTTTGGATACATCCCAAAAACAACTTTAAATAACCCAATCGGATATGCACAAGGTTCAAGAGTTAAATTATCGAATCTGAACTCAGAAGCAATTCTTAATTATACTAAGAAAAACATCTACAAAGATTTCTCTTTAAACGCTTTACTTGGTGTAAACACGCGAACTACTTTGAGAGACGAAACAAGAGTTGAAGGCTCTGGTTTTGTATTGGATGATTTCTACGCTTTAACCAATTTATCTACTTTGACTTATAGTTATCCTTACGGAAAAACAAAAACAAACTCTGTTTATGGAGCTGTAGATTTAGATTATAAAAATGTAGTGTTTTTAAACTTTACAGGACGTCAGGATTGGTTTTCGACGCTTTCAAAAGATAACAATACGGTATTTTATCCGTCTGTTGGAACAAGTATTATCGTTTCAGACATCTTGAAAATGCCAGAATTTGTTTCATTTGCTAAACTAAGAACATCTTGGGCTCAGGTTGGTGGCGCAACACCAGATCCTTACGCATTAAATCAATCTTACTCGATGGTTCAAGGCGGACATAATGGTCAACAATTACAAACACCAACAGGTTCGAGAGTTCCAAATGCTACTTTAAGTCCTCTAACTTCTACAACATTTGAGATTGGAACTGACTTAGGATTCTTTAATAATCGTTTAAATCTTGATTTTGCATATTATAACCGTGCAACAACAAATGATATTGTCGAAACTACAATTTCAAATGCTTCAGGAGCTAGTACTGCTTTATTAAATCTTGGAAAGATGAGAAATAAAGGAGTTGAGTTTTTACTAAGCGGAAAAATCATTAATTCAGAAAATTTCTCTTGGGATGCAAGTTTCAACGGGTCTTACAACAAAAACACTGTCGAAGCACTTACAGATCAATTGAACTCAATTACGATGGCAACTTCTGTAAACGGATATGTTACAATCACCAGTGATGTTGGCCGTCCTTACAGTATCATAAAAGGCTACAAACCTCTTAAAGATGCAAGCGGAAATACGGTTTATAATGTAAGCGGTGGATCTGCAACTATTGCAAGAGGTCCGCTGGAAGAATTAGGTCAGGGAGTTCATCCTTGGGCAGCAGGTATCAGCAATGATTTCAAATACAAAAACATATCATTCAGCTTCCTGATTGACGGTAAATTTGGCGGAAGCTTATATTCTGGAACTGATTTGTACGGAACTCGTATGGGTTTAACAAAACTAACATTGGATGGTCGTGAATCTGGCTTGCCTATTAAAGGTGTTGACACAAACGGAAATCCTGTTGATATGGTTATTGCTCCGGAAAACCTTAGAACCTATTATGATGGTTTAAGAAATATTTCATCAACTTTTGTTTACGATGCAAGTTTTATAAAACTAAGACAAGTAATTATTGGATATCAATTACCACTTGAAAAATTAAAAGGATTATCAAAACTTCAGGGAGCTTCGATTTCATTTGTAGCAAGAAACTTATTCATTCTTTATAAGAAAACTCCAAACGTAGATCCGGAATCTGTATTTAGTGCTGGAAATGCTCAAGGTGTAGAACAATTTGGAGTGCCAAAAACCAGAAGTTTCGGTTTAAGTTTAAATGTCAAATTTTAA
- a CDS encoding SusD/RagB family nutrient-binding outer membrane lipoprotein, whose protein sequence is MKKITILYITGILLGSMTACTKDFEEINTNPNVVEKPNPNFLFSRAQLDGLNNNYFFTNILECGGMLQHYATYKEASGVGDKYLSNEVYYSAYFNQIYPTALNETQIVIDAVKDNANDSNKLNIARIWKAYLYHRITDLYGDIPYSEAAKANSTQVFLPKYDTQEFIYKDLLKELDEAATALDPAKPSFGKADFIYDGDVAKWKKFSYSLMLRLGLRLSKVDAALSKTWVTKAIAGGVILNGTDNAIMKYTDGPNDFNRNPVGFDARRQDFTNGSYGQKNVEGGKLAKTFIDLLKNTADPRISVYAGVWEGTTQNTSAAVQKGFPNGTKNAPTPIEQATYSEPNQSTIFKYDAPLVLLSNAETNLYLAEAAVRGWYSGETDKDLYEKGVKASFLNMGIYGSTYAISDATPYLTANPYNAAGSFEAKMNQIHTQVYVALFVDEQEIYANWRRTGYPVLVPVNFPGNVTNGTIPRRLKYSTSEYSVNSTNLAEAVKRQGEDSFTTKIWWDK, encoded by the coding sequence ATGAAAAAGATAACCATATTATACATAACAGGTATACTTTTAGGAAGTATGACTGCCTGTACAAAAGATTTCGAAGAAATCAACACAAATCCTAATGTTGTTGAAAAACCAAATCCTAATTTTCTTTTCAGCCGAGCACAATTGGATGGTTTAAACAACAATTACTTTTTTACTAATATCCTTGAATGTGGAGGAATGCTGCAACATTATGCTACGTATAAAGAAGCTTCTGGTGTGGGAGATAAATATTTGAGTAATGAAGTTTATTATTCTGCTTATTTCAATCAGATATATCCAACAGCATTAAACGAAACTCAAATCGTAATTGATGCCGTAAAAGACAATGCAAACGATAGTAATAAACTAAATATTGCCAGAATCTGGAAAGCATATTTGTATCATAGAATTACAGATTTATACGGAGACATTCCTTATTCTGAAGCTGCAAAAGCAAATAGTACACAAGTATTTCTTCCAAAATATGATACTCAGGAATTCATATACAAAGATTTATTGAAAGAACTTGACGAAGCTGCAACAGCATTAGATCCAGCGAAACCAAGTTTTGGTAAAGCCGATTTTATCTATGACGGAGATGTTGCAAAATGGAAAAAATTCTCTTATTCTTTAATGCTTCGTTTAGGATTAAGATTAAGTAAAGTTGATGCCGCTCTATCAAAAACATGGGTTACAAAAGCAATTGCCGGAGGAGTTATCCTTAACGGAACTGACAATGCAATCATGAAATATACAGATGGTCCAAATGATTTTAACAGAAACCCTGTTGGTTTTGACGCCAGAAGACAAGATTTCACAAATGGATCATACGGTCAAAAAAATGTTGAAGGCGGAAAATTAGCTAAGACATTCATCGATTTATTAAAAAATACTGCCGATCCAAGAATTAGTGTTTATGCAGGAGTTTGGGAAGGTACAACACAAAATACAAGTGCAGCGGTTCAAAAAGGTTTTCCTAACGGAACTAAAAATGCTCCAACACCAATTGAACAAGCAACTTATTCTGAGCCTAATCAAAGTACTATTTTTAAATACGATGCGCCACTTGTTCTTTTAAGCAATGCCGAAACTAATTTATATCTAGCCGAAGCCGCCGTAAGAGGATGGTATTCTGGCGAAACAGATAAAGATCTATATGAAAAAGGTGTAAAAGCTTCTTTCTTAAACATGGGGATTTACGGATCGACTTATGCAATTTCGGACGCAACACCATATTTAACTGCAAATCCATATAATGCAGCAGGATCTTTTGAAGCTAAAATGAATCAGATTCACACTCAGGTTTATGTTGCTTTATTTGTAGACGAACAAGAAATTTATGCCAACTGGAGAAGAACCGGTTATCCAGTTTTGGTTCCGGTAAATTTTCCTGGAAACGTTACAAACGGCACAATCCCAAGACGTTTGAAATATTCAACAAGTGAATATTCAGTGAATTCAACTAACTTAGCTGAAGCAGTTAAACGCCAGGGCGAAGATAGTTTTACAACAAAAATCTGGTGGGATAAATAA
- a CDS encoding GntP family permease, translated as MSILILTACIAFLIIQIAWLKINPFIAFIITALLAGLFLGLPIETLSQTVQKGLGEMLGSITLIIVFGTCIGKLTVSSGAANVIAKTVMGWTGKKYVRLGLMITGFIVGIPLFYSVGFVLLVPLIFSVAHQFKLSKVYLGIPMLASLSVAHGFLPPHPSPMALSSILKADIGLVLVYGIIIAIPTIFIAGLLFSNLLKNIKTESDHEILNVEEIINEGKQPSFSLSLFSALFPVFGLTITSILPMISKNETLVNICKTVGEPSMIMLISLLICTYTLGIRMNRSITSVMDDYAVAIKDVALIVLIVGGAGGLKEVMIVSGVNETIVASLTQTNIHPYLLAWMMAAIIRVCVGSATAAGLMTASVLLPLLQTTGLDPNLLVLSVGAGSLMCSHVNDPSFWMFKEYFNISLKDTFKSWTVMESLVSVLGIIFVFILNSIIH; from the coding sequence ATGAGCATTTTAATTCTTACGGCATGCATTGCGTTTTTAATCATTCAGATAGCTTGGCTTAAAATCAATCCGTTTATTGCCTTTATCATAACAGCTTTATTAGCAGGTTTATTTTTAGGCCTGCCAATAGAAACTTTATCTCAAACCGTACAAAAAGGTTTGGGCGAAATGTTAGGATCTATCACTTTGATTATTGTTTTCGGAACCTGTATTGGTAAACTCACCGTTTCATCAGGCGCCGCCAATGTCATTGCCAAAACAGTTATGGGATGGACGGGTAAAAAATATGTTCGTCTTGGCTTAATGATTACCGGATTTATTGTTGGGATACCTCTATTTTATAGTGTTGGATTTGTTTTGTTAGTTCCATTAATCTTTTCAGTAGCCCATCAATTTAAGCTTTCAAAAGTATATCTCGGTATTCCAATGCTGGCGTCGCTTTCAGTAGCACACGGTTTTTTGCCTCCACATCCGTCTCCAATGGCTTTAAGCAGTATTTTAAAAGCTGATATTGGACTCGTTTTAGTCTACGGAATCATCATTGCGATTCCAACAATTTTTATTGCAGGTTTATTGTTTTCGAATTTATTAAAAAACATCAAAACCGAATCGGATCATGAAATTCTGAATGTCGAAGAAATCATAAACGAAGGAAAACAACCTAGTTTTTCATTGAGTTTATTCTCCGCTTTATTTCCGGTTTTTGGATTAACAATTACTTCGATATTACCAATGATTTCGAAAAATGAAACTCTGGTGAATATCTGCAAAACAGTTGGAGAACCAAGTATGATTATGCTGATTTCTCTATTAATCTGTACGTATACATTAGGAATCAGAATGAACAGAAGCATCACATCAGTAATGGACGATTATGCCGTTGCCATAAAAGATGTTGCTTTAATTGTTTTAATTGTTGGAGGAGCCGGTGGTTTAAAAGAAGTTATGATTGTAAGCGGTGTAAACGAAACTATTGTAGCATCATTAACACAAACAAACATTCATCCATATTTATTGGCCTGGATGATGGCGGCAATCATACGCGTTTGTGTAGGTTCTGCTACAGCAGCCGGATTAATGACTGCGAGCGTTTTATTACCTTTGTTACAAACTACCGGCCTCGATCCCAATCTGTTAGTTCTGTCTGTTGGAGCCGGAAGCTTAATGTGCTCACACGTAAACGATCCAAGTTTTTGGATGTTCAAAGAATATTTTAATATCAGCCTGAAAGATACATTCAAATCATGGACCGTCATGGAATCTCTAGTATCTGTTTTAGGAATCATTTTCGTTTTTATTTTAAACTCTATAATACATTAA